One Triticum dicoccoides isolate Atlit2015 ecotype Zavitan chromosome 5B, WEW_v2.0, whole genome shotgun sequence genomic window carries:
- the LOC119310591 gene encoding 7-deoxyloganetic acid glucosyltransferase-like: MAAHVLAFPWPLQGHINPMLHLASALLDAGLRVTFLHTEHNLRRFTRVPPHHPRLRLVSIPDGLPDHHPRSVGGLMEPVESMRTAGSAAYRALLLRMVDSDDDDAVTCVITDGVMPFAVSVAEELGVLALAFRTESACGFLAYLSVPRLLELGETPVPSDEQVRGVPGMEGFLRRRDLPRVVPLPPGPGNGDPVPVLLTIADTAARCGESRALILNTAASMEGPALSRIAPHMRDVFAVGPLHARPAARHAAEHVSSDDMSLSAWLDGHEDRSVVYVNLGSLTIVSGEQLAEFLHGLVAAGYAFLGVFRQDMLHQMTGASKSSVALREAVEAVAAAGSERALVVEWALQRDAHHVLRHRAVGCFLTHGGWNSTLEAAVEGVPAVCWPFFADQQTNSRFVGAVWRTGLDMKDVCQRAVVERMVREAMESPQIRASAQSMSRQLRLDVAEGGSLSSELERLVRLITELSLSAVKIPSPAHLL; the protein is encoded by the coding sequence ATGGCGGCGCACGTGCTGGCCTTCCCGTGGCCGTTGCAAGGCCACATCAACCCCATGCTCCACCTCGCCTCCGCCCTCCTCGACGCCGGCCTCCGCGTCACCTTCCTCCACACGGAGCACAACCTCCGGCGCTTCACCCGAGTGCCGCCTCATCACCCGCGCCTCCGCCTGGTGTCCATCCCCGACGGCCTCCCCGACCACCATCCCCGCTCCGTGGGCGGCCTCATGGAGCCCGTGGAGTCCATGCGCACGGCGGGCAGCGCAGCGTACCGCGCCCTGCTGCTACGGATGGTGGACTCGGACGACGACGACGCGGTGACGTGCGTCATCACCGACGGCGTGATGCCATTCGCCGTCAGCGTCGCCGAGGAGCTCGGCGTCCTGGCGCTCGCGTTCCGCACGGAGAGCGCGTGCGGTTTCCTCGCGTATCTGTCCGTGCCCAGGCTCCTCGAGCTCGGCGAGACGCCCGTCCCTTCCGACGAGCAGGTGCGCGGCGTCCCCGGGATGGAGGGGTTCCTACGCCGCCGAGACCTTCCGCGTGTGGTGCCACTGCCACCCGGACCTGGAAACGGCGACCCCGTTCCCGTGCTGCTGACCATCGCCGACACCGCCGCTCGCTGCGGCGAGTCAAGGGCGCTGATACTCAACACCGCCGCGTCCATGGAGGGCCCGGCGCTCTCGCGGATCGCGCCGCACATGCGCGACGTCTTTGCCGTCGGCCCCCTCCACGCCAGGCCAGCCGCCAGACACGCCGCAGAACACGTGAGCAGCGACGACATGAGCTTGTCGGCGTGGCTGGACGGCCACGAGGACCGGTCGGTGGTGTACGTGAACCTAGGGAGCCTCACGATCGTCTCCGGCGAGCAGCTGGCCGAGTTCCTGCACGGCCTCGTGGCCGCCGGCTACGCCTTCCTGGGCGTGTTCCGGCAGGACATGCTCCACCAAATGACTGGCGCTAGCAAGTCTTCCGTGGCCCTGCGGGAAGCGGTGGAGGCGGTGGCAGCAGCCGGCAGCGAGAGGGCGCTGGTGGTGGAGTGGGCGCTGCAGCGGGACGCGCACCACGTGCTGCGGCACCGCGCGGTGGGGTGCTTCCTGACGCACGGCGGGTGGAACTCGACGCTGGAGGCCGCCGTGGAGGGCGTGCCGGCGGTGTGCTGGCCCTTCTTCGCCGACCAGCAGACCAACAGCCGCTTCGTGGGGGCCGTGTGGAGGACGGGGCTGGACATGAAGGACGTGTGCCAAAGGGCCGTGGTGGAGAGGATGGTGAGGGAGGCCATGGAGTCCCCTCAGATCCGGGCGTCGGCCCAGTCCATGTCACGGCAGCTCAGGCTGGACGTCGCCGAGGGGGGCTCCTTGTCGTCCGAGTTGGAGCGGCTCGTCCGCCTCATCACCGAGCTCAGCCTCAGCGCCGTGAAAATTCCATCGCCTGCTCATTTGCTGTAA
- the LOC119310592 gene encoding uncharacterized protein LOC119310592 yields the protein MPPASALPDELLEEIFLRFLPDEPEHLVRASLACKLWLGLLSSARFRGLYRDFHGAPPMLGFLYNWIFNRGSKEDDPVANFVPAAKFGALISAADGWDRGYAPWDCRHGRVLLGNYTGLVVWDPMTGRRMKLEAPVGYVGAAVLCAVRGCDHRACHEGPFQVVFIGLDTNDDDGDCVAHAYVSSPMPAEWSDLGSDSLFDGWSKPCSGLHLITADPFIDSLPPVHVENALHFMLRYDDKRVGILKYDLSSNCLSLIDAPLTGSAIVGPAILMAMEDGGLGLAHLDGLILYLWSRQMGSDRVASWTRREVIDLKELLPIQNPRKRISVIGSVEGHDIIFVTVDLGIYEINLKTLRWKKIWKREKFRSLIPYMSFYNRQEKVRPCNTLTTYG from the exons ATGCCGCCGGCGTCGGCGCTGCCGGATGAGCTTCTCGAGGAGATCTTCCTCCGCTTCCTGCCGGACGAGCCCGAGCACCTCGTGCGCGCCTCCCTCGCCTGCAAGCTCTGGCTCGGCCTCCTCTCCAGCGCCCGCTTCCGCGGCCTCTACCGCGACTTCCATGGAGCTCCCCCCATGCTGGGATTCCTTTACAACTGGATCTTTAACCGCGGCTCCAAGGAGGATGACCCCGTGGCAAACTTCGTCCCCGCCGCGAAATTCGGCGCACTCATCTCCGCCGCCGATGGCTGGGACCGTGGGTACGCTCCGTGGGACTGCCGCCATGGCCGCGTCCTCCTTGGGAACTACACGGGGCTCGTCGTTTGGGACCCCATGACAGGCCGCCGGATGAAGCTGGAAGCGCCCGTTGGCTATGTTGGCGCGGCGGTGCTCTGCGCTGTGAGGGGCTGTGACCACCGTGCATGCCATGAGGGCCCCTTCCAGGTGGTCTTCATCGGCCTGGACACgaacgatgatgatggtgattgtGTTGCACATGCGTATGTGTCCTCGCCCATGCCGGCCGAGTGGAGTGACTTGGGCTCTGATTCTCTTTTTGATGGATGGAGCAAGCCGTGCTCTGGTCTTCATCTTATTACGGCCGATCCATTCATCGATTCACTGCCCCCTGTCCACGTCGAAAACGCACTTCACTTCATGCTTAGGTATGATGATAAGCGTGTAGGGATTCTTAAGTATGACTTGAGCTCTAATTGCTTATCACTGATTGATGCGCCGCTTACCGGGTCGGCCATTGTTGGTCCTGCTATCCTCATGGCAATGGAGGATGGCGGCTTGGGGTTGGCACACTTGGACGGGTTAATCCTCTACTTATGGTCAAGACAGATGGGTTCCGACAGAGTTGCGTCATGGACTCGGCGTGAAGTCATCGATCTCAAGGAACTTCtccccattcaaaatcccaggaaaAGAATTAGTGTTATTGGATCTGTGGAGGGCCATGATATCATTTTCGTGACCGTGGATCTTGGCATCTACGAGATTAATTTGAAGACGCTACGGTGGAAGAAGATATGGAAGAGAGAGAAATTTCGCTCTTTGATTCCGTACATGAGCTTCTACAATCGACAAG AAAAGGTGAGGCCCTGCAACACATTGACAACATATGGTTGA